The following are encoded together in the Cervus elaphus chromosome 23, mCerEla1.1, whole genome shotgun sequence genome:
- the SLC17A9 gene encoding solute carrier family 17 member 9 isoform X1: MQPPPDETRRDAAEDTQWSRPECQVWTGTLLLGTCLLYCARVSMPVCAASMSQDFGWNKKEAGVVLSSFFWGYCLTQVVGGHLGDRIGGEKVILLSASAWGFITVATPLLAHLGSAHLAFMTFSRILTGLLQGVYFPALTSLLSQKVRESERAFTYSTVGAGSQFGTLVTGAVGSLLLDWYGWPSVFYFSGGLTLLWVGYVYRCLLNERDLILALGILAQGLPVSRHTKVPWRQLFRKPSVWAAIISQLSAACSFFILLSWLPTFFKETFPSSKGWIFNVVPWLVAIPASLLSGLLSDHLINQGYRTITVRKFMQVMGLGLSSVFALCLGHTSSFCNSVVFASASIGLQTFNHSGISVNIQDLAPSCAGFLFGVANTAGALAGVVGVCLGGYLIETTGSWTSVFNLVAAISSLGLCTFLVFGKAQRVDLSPAHEDL, translated from the exons ATGCAGCCGCCCCCGGACGAGACCCGCAGGGACGCGGCCGAGGACACCCAGTGGTCCAG gccCGAGTGCCAGGTATGGACAGGGACGCTGCTGTTGGGCACATGCCTGCTCTACTGTGCCCGTGTCAGCATGCCTGTCTGCGCCGCCTCCATGAGCCAGGACTTCGGCTGGAACAAGAAAGAGGCCGGCGTCGTGCTCAGCAGCTTCTTCTGGGGCTACTGCCTGACTCAGGTGGTGGGCGGCCACCTGGGGGATCG GATCGGCGGCGAGAAGGTCATCCTGCTCTCGGCTTCTGCCTGGGGCTTCATCACCGTGGCCACTCCACTGCTCGCGCACCTCGGCAGCGCCCACCTGGCCTTCATGACCTTCTCTCGCATCCTCACAGGCTTGCTCCAAG GGGTTTACTTCCCTGCGCTGACCAGCCTGCTGTCCCAGAAGGTGCGGGAGAGTGAGCGAGCCTTCACCTATAGCACCGTGGGGGCCGGCTCCCAGTTCGG GACGCTGGTGACTGGGGCTGTGGGCTCCCTGCTTCTGGACTGGTACGGCTGGCCGAGCGTCTTCTACTTCTCGGGCGGGCTCACCCTGCTGTGGGTGGGTTATGTGTACAGGTGTCTCCTGAATGAGAGAG ATCTCATCCTGGCCCTGGGCATCCTGGCGCAGGGCCTGCCCGTGTCCAGACACACCAAGGTGCCCTGGAGACAGCTCTTCCGAAAGCCTTCTGTCTG GGCAGCCATCATCTCCCAGCTCTCGGCGGCCTGCTCCTTCTTCATCCTCCTCTCCTGGCTGCCGACCTTCTTTAAGGAGACCTTCCCCAGCTCCAAG ggCTGGATCTTCAACGTGGTGCCCTGGCTGGTGGCCATTCCTGCCAGTCTGCTCAGCGGGCTTCTCTCTGACCATCTCATCAATCAGG GTTACAGAACCATCACCGTTCGGAAGTTCATGCAG GTGATGGGCCTCGGCCTGTCCAGTGTTTTTGCCCTGTGTCTGGGCCACACGTCAAGCTTTTGTAACTCTGTGGTCTTCGCATCAGCCTCCATCGGCCTCCAGACCTTCAACCACAG CGGCATTTCCGTTAATATCCAGGATCTGGCCCCTTCCTGTGCCGGCTTTCTGTTTG GCGTGGCCAACACAGCCGGGGCCTTGGCAG GTGTAGTGGGCGTGTGCCTGGGCGGCTACCTCATCGAGACCACGGGCTCCTGGACATCTGTGTTCAACCTGGTGGCCGCCATCAGCAGCCTGGGGCTGTGCACCTTCCTTGTGTTTGGGAAGGCCCAGCGGGTGGACCTGAGTCCCGCCCATGAGGACCTCTAG
- the SLC17A9 gene encoding solute carrier family 17 member 9 isoform X2 encodes MQPPPDETRRDAAEDTQWSRPECQVWTGTLLLGTCLLYCARVSMPVCAASMSQDFGWNKKEAGVVLSSFFWGYCLTQVVGGHLGDRIGGEKVILLSASAWGFITVATPLLAHLGSAHLAFMTFSRILTGLLQGVYFPALTSLLSQKVRESERAFTYSTVGAGSQFGTLVTGAVGSLLLDWYGWPSVFYFSGGLTLLWVGYVYRCLLNERGGPASPLRSHPGPGHPGAGPARVQTHQGALETALPKAFCLGWIFNVVPWLVAIPASLLSGLLSDHLINQGYRTITVRKFMQVMGLGLSSVFALCLGHTSSFCNSVVFASASIGLQTFNHSGISVNIQDLAPSCAGFLFGVANTAGALAGVVGVCLGGYLIETTGSWTSVFNLVAAISSLGLCTFLVFGKAQRVDLSPAHEDL; translated from the exons ATGCAGCCGCCCCCGGACGAGACCCGCAGGGACGCGGCCGAGGACACCCAGTGGTCCAG gccCGAGTGCCAGGTATGGACAGGGACGCTGCTGTTGGGCACATGCCTGCTCTACTGTGCCCGTGTCAGCATGCCTGTCTGCGCCGCCTCCATGAGCCAGGACTTCGGCTGGAACAAGAAAGAGGCCGGCGTCGTGCTCAGCAGCTTCTTCTGGGGCTACTGCCTGACTCAGGTGGTGGGCGGCCACCTGGGGGATCG GATCGGCGGCGAGAAGGTCATCCTGCTCTCGGCTTCTGCCTGGGGCTTCATCACCGTGGCCACTCCACTGCTCGCGCACCTCGGCAGCGCCCACCTGGCCTTCATGACCTTCTCTCGCATCCTCACAGGCTTGCTCCAAG GGGTTTACTTCCCTGCGCTGACCAGCCTGCTGTCCCAGAAGGTGCGGGAGAGTGAGCGAGCCTTCACCTATAGCACCGTGGGGGCCGGCTCCCAGTTCGG GACGCTGGTGACTGGGGCTGTGGGCTCCCTGCTTCTGGACTGGTACGGCTGGCCGAGCGTCTTCTACTTCTCGGGCGGGCTCACCCTGCTGTGGGTGGGTTATGTGTACAGGTGTCTCCTGAATGAGAGAG GTGGACCTGCCTCCCCCCTCAGATCTCATCCTGGCCCTGGGCATCCTGGCGCAGGGCCTGCCCGTGTCCAGACACACCAAGGTGCCCTGGAGACAGCTCTTCCGAAAGCCTTCTGTCTG ggCTGGATCTTCAACGTGGTGCCCTGGCTGGTGGCCATTCCTGCCAGTCTGCTCAGCGGGCTTCTCTCTGACCATCTCATCAATCAGG GTTACAGAACCATCACCGTTCGGAAGTTCATGCAG GTGATGGGCCTCGGCCTGTCCAGTGTTTTTGCCCTGTGTCTGGGCCACACGTCAAGCTTTTGTAACTCTGTGGTCTTCGCATCAGCCTCCATCGGCCTCCAGACCTTCAACCACAG CGGCATTTCCGTTAATATCCAGGATCTGGCCCCTTCCTGTGCCGGCTTTCTGTTTG GCGTGGCCAACACAGCCGGGGCCTTGGCAG GTGTAGTGGGCGTGTGCCTGGGCGGCTACCTCATCGAGACCACGGGCTCCTGGACATCTGTGTTCAACCTGGTGGCCGCCATCAGCAGCCTGGGGCTGTGCACCTTCCTTGTGTTTGGGAAGGCCCAGCGGGTGGACCTGAGTCCCGCCCATGAGGACCTCTAG